Within Kutzneria chonburiensis, the genomic segment CCGAAGCCGACCAGCAGCATCATGTCGCCGCTGGAGATCCGGCCGTCGGCCCGCATGTGGTCGATGGCCATCGGGATCGAGGCCGACGAGGTGTTGCCCGAGTGCACGATGTCGTCGGCCACCACCATGTCCTCACGGGCGCCGCGCGCCCGCAGCTTCTTGGCGATGTGCTCGACGATGCGCAGGTTGGCCTGGTGCGGCACCAGCACGTCGATGTCGGACAGCTTCACGCCGGCCGCCTCGACCGCGCGCTCGGCGATCGGCGCGATCTGCGTGGTGGCCCAGCGGAAGACCGACTGGCCCTCCTGGAAGATGTGGCCGTTCTCGGTCAGCCCGATCATGTCGACCAGGTCGCCGGAGCTGCCCAGCACGGCCGGCGCGATCAGCGGCTCGTCGGCCGGGCCGACAACGCAGGCGCCCGCGCCGTCGGCGAAGATGATGCAGTTGCCGCGGTCGGACCAGTCCACCCAGTCGGTGAACCGCTCGGCCCCGATCACCAGCACCCGCTCGGCGCTGCCGCCGCGGATCATGTCGCTGGCCACGGTCAGCGAGTACGGGAAGCCGGCGCACGCGGCGTTCAGGTCGAACGCGGCCGGCGACCGCACGCCGATCCGGTCCGCGGTCTGCGCGGCGGCGTTGGGGATGTTGCCCGGCATGGTGCAGGTGGCCACCAGGACCGTGTCGATCTGGCCGGCCGTCACGCCCGAGTCGGCCAGCGCCTTGGCGCCGGCCTCGACGGCCATGTCCACCAGCGACTGGTCCGGGTCGGCCAGCCGGCGCTCGATGATGCCGACGCGCTGGCGGATCCACTCGTCGTTGGTGTCGACGCCCATCGCCGCGATGTCGTCGTTGGTGACGGTCCGGTTGCCCTGCGCGCTGCCGAAACCCAGCAGCCGCGTGCCGGCCGGCCCGGTGCGACCGATCAATCCGGGTCGCTCACTCATGCGGACACCGCCTCCACTGCCTTGTCCAGGTCCGCCGGGGTCTTGACCGCGATCGGGTTGGTCACGACGCCCTTGAGCTGCCGCTTGACCAGACCGGTGAGCGCGCCGCCCGGGGCCAGTTCGATGGTGGTCGTCACGCCGGCGCGGGCCAGCGTGTCCATGCACAGGTCCCAGCGCACCGGCAGGGTCACCTGGGCGACCAGCCGGCCCAGCATCTCCGGGCCGCTGGTCACGACGGAACCGTCCGCATTGGACAGCAGCGGCCGGATCGGGTCGGCGGTCTTCACGCCGACGGCCCGCTCCCGCAGCGTGTCCCGCGCCGGGTCCATGTAGTGGGTGTGGAAGGCGCCCGCGACCTTCAGCATGATGACCTTGGTGCCGGCCGGCCGCTCGTCGGCCAGCTTCTGCAACGCGGTCAGCGAGCCCGCGGCCACCGTCTGGCCGGCGCCGTTGCGGTTGGCCGGAACCAGGCCGTACTCGTCGAGACGGGCCAGCAGCTCGTCGGCCTCGCCGCCCATCACCGCCGCCATGCCGGTCGGCTCCAGCGCGCATGCGTCGGCCATCGCCCGGCCGCGCACCGCGGCCAGCGCCACCGCGTCGTCCATGGACAGCACGCCGGCGATCGCGGCGGCGGCCAGCTCGCCGATGGAGTGGCCGGCGACCGGGGCCGCGTTCGGCACCGTGACGCG encodes:
- a CDS encoding ACP S-malonyltransferase; amino-acid sequence: MFSGRVIALLAPGQGSQAPGMLAPWLELDGVAELVGGWSETIGLDLARLGTTADAEEIKDTAVTQPLIVAQTLVAFRELQRRVTVPNAAPVAGHSIGELAAAAIAGVLSMDDAVALAAVRGRAMADACALEPTGMAAVMGGEADELLARLDEYGLVPANRNGAGQTVAAGSLTALQKLADERPAGTKVIMLKVAGAFHTHYMDPARDTLRERAVGVKTADPIRPLLSNADGSVVTSGPEMLGRLVAQVTLPVRWDLCMDTLARAGVTTTIELAPGGALTGLVKRQLKGVVTNPIAVKTPADLDKAVEAVSA
- a CDS encoding beta-ketoacyl-ACP synthase III gives rise to the protein MSERPGLIGRTGPAGTRLLGFGSAQGNRTVTNDDIAAMGVDTNDEWIRQRVGIIERRLADPDQSLVDMAVEAGAKALADSGVTAGQIDTVLVATCTMPGNIPNAAAQTADRIGVRSPAAFDLNAACAGFPYSLTVASDMIRGGSAERVLVIGAERFTDWVDWSDRGNCIIFADGAGACVVGPADEPLIAPAVLGSSGDLVDMIGLTENGHIFQEGQSVFRWATTQIAPIAERAVEAAGVKLSDIDVLVPHQANLRIVEHIAKKLRARGAREDMVVADDIVHSGNTSSASIPMAIDHMRADGRISSGDMMLLVGFGAGLSYSGQVAICP